In the genome of Polaribacter atrinae, one region contains:
- a CDS encoding serine acetyltransferase yields MILTNILKADLYRYSGGIDFISFLKMMRTPGFRFTFIFRKLKTTSFFNPFWIVLKFLYSKYSFKYGYQIPLSVKIGSGLMLPHFEGIVINSKTVIGSNCNILQGVTLGNTKRGKKMGAPTIGDKVYIGSNAVVVGGVFIGDNVLIAPNSFVNINIPSNSIFVSGKIINKDDATEGYLLNILSSN; encoded by the coding sequence ATGATTTTAACAAATATATTAAAAGCTGATTTATATCGTTATTCTGGAGGAATAGATTTTATTTCATTTTTAAAGATGATGAGAACCCCAGGTTTTAGATTTACATTTATTTTTAGAAAGTTAAAAACTACAAGTTTTTTTAATCCATTTTGGATTGTTTTAAAATTTTTATATTCTAAATATTCATTTAAATATGGTTATCAAATTCCATTATCAGTAAAAATAGGTAGTGGATTAATGTTACCTCATTTTGAAGGTATTGTTATCAATTCAAAAACGGTAATTGGTAGCAATTGTAATATTCTTCAAGGAGTTACTTTAGGGAATACTAAAAGAGGGAAAAAGATGGGAGCTCCTACTATAGGTGATAAAGTTTATATAGGTTCAAATGCTGTTGTTGTTGGAGGTGTCTTTATTGGAGATAATGTTCTTATAGCGCCCAATTCATTCGTTAATATAAATATACCATCAAATAGTATTTTTGTTTCAGGAAAAATTATAAATAAAGATGATGCAACTGAAGGGTATTTATTAAATATTTTATCATCAAATTAA
- a CDS encoding WcaF family extracellular polysaccharide biosynthesis acetyltransferase — MNTKSINLKDYSNSSYKPGNKLKIFIWFFVNILFFKSSLPLPHFLKKYILIIFGAKIGRGVFFKNNINIKYPWLLEIGNDVWIGENVWIDNLAKVKIEDNVCISQGAMLLCGNHDYKKSSFDLILGEIILEEGSWVGAKSVVCPGVTLHSHAILAVGSIATKDLDSYSIYQGNPAVKIRKRNIVE, encoded by the coding sequence ATGAATACAAAATCAATAAATCTAAAGGATTATTCTAATAGTAGTTACAAGCCAGGAAATAAGCTAAAAATTTTTATTTGGTTTTTTGTAAATATTTTGTTCTTTAAAAGTAGTTTGCCTCTTCCTCATTTCCTTAAAAAATATATTCTTATTATTTTTGGTGCTAAAATTGGACGTGGGGTTTTTTTTAAAAATAATATAAATATTAAATATCCTTGGCTACTTGAGATAGGTAATGATGTTTGGATTGGTGAAAATGTTTGGATAGATAATTTAGCTAAAGTCAAAATAGAAGATAATGTTTGTATCTCTCAAGGAGCTATGCTACTTTGTGGAAATCATGATTATAAAAAATCTAGTTTTGATTTAATATTAGGAGAAATTATTTTAGAAGAAGGTTCTTGGGTTGGTGCAAAATCTGTAGTTTGTCCAGGTGTTACTCTACATTCTCATGCAATTTTAGCTGTAGGTTCTATTGCTACTAAAGATTTGGATTCTTATTCGATTTATCAAGGTAATCCAGCAGTTAAGATTAGAAAACGAAATATAGTAGAATAA
- a CDS encoding polysaccharide biosynthesis/export family protein — MIRVKITILFLILITTSCVSNKDIAYFQFDEIEQSKVSNQFETIFKPDDLLQITVSSDDIEATKPFNLPAVTYATTTNSVVGTPQQQSYLIDSKGEIDFPVLGKLKLGGLSREDALQLLKEKLSPDYVADPTINIRIANFKITVYGDVKNPGTFTIPNERVSILDAIGLAGDLNISGKRDNVLVVREENNKKVKYRVNLLSNKTLTSPVFYLQQNDVVYVEHNKARIQSASSNSNTTLFISVTSLIITLVSILTR; from the coding sequence ATGATTAGAGTTAAAATAACGATCCTTTTTTTAATATTGATAACAACGTCTTGTGTTTCAAACAAAGACATTGCATATTTTCAATTTGATGAAATTGAACAATCTAAGGTAAGTAATCAGTTTGAAACTATTTTTAAGCCAGATGATTTGTTGCAGATAACAGTGTCTTCAGATGATATTGAAGCAACGAAACCTTTTAATTTACCTGCTGTAACATATGCTACAACAACAAATTCAGTAGTAGGGACGCCTCAACAACAATCTTATTTAATTGATAGTAAGGGAGAAATAGATTTTCCTGTGTTAGGGAAATTAAAGTTAGGAGGATTGTCTCGGGAGGATGCACTACAATTATTAAAAGAAAAATTATCTCCAGACTATGTTGCCGACCCAACTATAAATATTAGAATAGCCAATTTTAAAATAACAGTATATGGTGATGTGAAAAACCCAGGGACTTTTACCATTCCTAATGAGAGAGTAAGCATCTTAGATGCTATAGGTTTGGCTGGAGATTTAAATATTTCTGGGAAAAGAGACAATGTGTTGGTGGTTAGAGAAGAAAATAATAAGAAAGTAAAATATAGAGTCAATTTATTGTCTAATAAAACTTTGACTTCTCCCGTATTTTATCTGCAACAAAATGACGTGGTGTATGTAGAACACAATAAAGCAAGAATCCAATCTGCTTCCTCAAATTCGAACACGACTTTATTCATATCCGTTACAAGTTTGATTATTACTTTAGTATCTATTTTAACAAGATAA
- a CDS encoding DegT/DnrJ/EryC1/StrS family aminotransferase, giving the protein MHDKIPLSESRINIDLNTSFSSIDTGMVEKFEKSLEEYYGHQKSILALNSGTSAIHLALILCGVEEGDEVLCQSLTYVATINPIIYQKGSPVFIDSEKDTWNMCPIQLELAIQDRILKGKKPKAIILVHLYGMPAKIDEIVCIARKYNIMLIEDAAEALGAEYKGKKCGSFGDFAILSFNNNKIVTTLGGGALICNTKAEKEKAFFYATQAKEKESHYEHKEIGYNYRMNAAGALIGLSQLKKLKEYLQKRRAINDFYKDYFKEFSGVCFLKETSLNVTSNHWLSCFYFDNRVVDADKYELMEFFKKNRIEVRFLWKPMHLQPVFNDFPYYGDKIAESLFLNGLCLPSGSNLIKNDLKRISESIKKFL; this is encoded by the coding sequence ATGCATGATAAAATTCCTTTATCGGAGTCTCGTATAAATATTGATTTGAATACTTCTTTCTCTTCAATAGATACTGGTATGGTAGAGAAATTTGAAAAGTCTTTAGAAGAATACTATGGGCATCAGAAAAGTATTTTAGCATTAAATTCTGGAACTTCTGCCATTCACTTGGCATTAATTTTATGTGGGGTAGAAGAGGGAGACGAAGTACTTTGTCAATCACTCACTTATGTAGCAACGATCAACCCAATTATTTACCAAAAAGGAAGTCCTGTTTTTATTGATAGTGAAAAAGATACATGGAACATGTGTCCCATTCAATTGGAACTCGCCATACAAGATAGAATTTTAAAAGGAAAAAAGCCAAAAGCAATAATTTTGGTGCATTTGTATGGAATGCCTGCCAAAATTGATGAAATAGTTTGTATTGCACGTAAATACAATATCATGTTGATTGAAGACGCTGCTGAAGCTTTGGGAGCAGAATACAAAGGAAAAAAATGTGGTTCATTTGGAGACTTTGCAATACTTTCTTTTAATAACAATAAGATTGTAACTACATTAGGAGGAGGTGCATTGATCTGTAATACAAAGGCTGAAAAGGAAAAAGCCTTTTTCTATGCAACACAAGCCAAAGAAAAAGAAAGTCATTACGAGCATAAAGAAATAGGTTATAATTATAGAATGAACGCTGCTGGAGCACTTATAGGACTTTCTCAACTTAAAAAATTAAAAGAATATTTACAAAAGAGACGTGCTATTAATGATTTTTATAAAGATTACTTTAAGGAGTTTTCGGGAGTTTGTTTTTTAAAGGAAACGTCATTAAATGTGACCTCCAACCATTGGTTAAGTTGTTTTTACTTTGATAACAGAGTTGTTGATGCTGACAAGTACGAATTGATGGAATTCTTTAAAAAAAATAGGATTGAAGTTCGTTTCTTATGGAAGCCTATGCATTTACAACCTGTTTTTAATGATTTTCCGTATTATGGAGACAAAATAGCAGAGTCTTTGTTTCTAAATGGGCTATGTTTACCATCTGGGTCTAATCTAATAAAGAATGATTTAAAGAGAATTTCAGAATCCATTAAGAAATTTTTGTAG
- a CDS encoding glycosyltransferase family 2 protein, which yields MKISIITVCYNSAKTIEKTFKSVENQTYNNIEYIVVDGGSKDTTLEIVEKYEKIVSKSVSEPDKGLYDAMNKGIKMATGDLVGILNSDDIFTDDHVLENIANFHLQNNVDASVGNIIQFNEEGKTVRKYSAKNWNPEKLKIGFMPAHPAIFFKRELFDKFGDYHLDFKIGADYELITRFFLQHNISWKFSDITTTSMLIGGVSSSGFSSYQLISKEIKKALSRNNIKFSYLKVQLRGFWKIIGFLKKK from the coding sequence ATGAAAATCTCCATAATTACAGTCTGTTACAACAGTGCTAAAACAATTGAAAAGACTTTTAAATCTGTAGAAAACCAAACGTATAATAATATAGAATATATTGTTGTAGATGGAGGTTCTAAAGACACTACTCTAGAGATTGTAGAAAAATATGAAAAAATAGTATCTAAATCTGTTTCTGAACCAGATAAAGGTTTATATGATGCCATGAACAAAGGAATTAAAATGGCTACTGGAGATTTGGTAGGTATTTTAAATTCTGATGATATTTTTACAGATGACCATGTTCTAGAAAATATAGCTAATTTTCATTTACAAAATAATGTTGATGCTTCTGTAGGAAATATTATTCAGTTTAATGAAGAAGGAAAAACGGTCCGTAAATATTCTGCAAAAAACTGGAATCCAGAAAAATTGAAAATAGGTTTTATGCCTGCACATCCTGCAATTTTTTTCAAAAGAGAATTATTTGATAAATTTGGAGATTATCATTTAGATTTTAAAATTGGTGCAGATTATGAATTAATAACTCGTTTTTTCTTGCAGCATAATATTTCTTGGAAATTTTCTGATATTACAACTACTTCTATGTTAATTGGTGGAGTTAGTAGCTCTGGCTTTAGTAGTTATCAATTAATTTCTAAAGAAATTAAGAAGGCATTGTCTAGAAATAATATAAAATTTAGTTATTTAAAAGTACAATTAAGAGGTTTTTGGAAAATAATAGGATTTTTAAAGAAAAAGTAA
- a CDS encoding NAD-dependent epimerase/dehydratase family protein, with the protein MHSNLHIITGNKGFVGLNLVKYLNNQDKEIKGISRKPSKTELSYKTLNLEELNKAKSCIHLAGKAHDLKKTSEDSAYFEVNTDLTKKLFDQFLQSDCEVFIYMSSVKAAADEVVGVLTEEVTANPVTVYGKSKLAAENYILSKQIPENKRVYILRPCMIHGPNNKGNLNLLYSFVSKGIPYPFGKYENQRSFVSVENLCFVINELIDNTAVPSGIYNVADDASLSTTELVKTIGNGIGKPAKVLNIPKFFVNILAKIGDVLPLPVNSERLQKLTENYEVSNSKIKKALQKELPLSVKEGIKKTIASF; encoded by the coding sequence ATGCATAGTAATTTACATATCATTACAGGAAACAAAGGTTTTGTAGGTCTTAACTTAGTAAAGTATCTTAATAACCAAGATAAAGAAATAAAAGGCATTTCTAGAAAACCATCAAAGACTGAGCTTAGTTATAAAACGTTAAACTTAGAAGAACTAAATAAAGCTAAAAGTTGTATCCATCTAGCTGGTAAAGCACACGATTTAAAAAAGACTTCGGAAGATTCAGCGTACTTTGAGGTAAATACTGATCTGACAAAAAAACTTTTCGATCAGTTTTTACAAAGCGATTGTGAAGTGTTTATATACATGAGTTCTGTAAAAGCTGCGGCAGATGAGGTAGTTGGTGTTTTAACAGAAGAAGTTACTGCCAATCCTGTAACTGTATATGGGAAATCTAAGTTAGCTGCAGAAAATTATATCTTATCTAAACAAATTCCAGAAAACAAAAGGGTTTATATTTTAAGACCTTGTATGATTCATGGACCTAATAATAAAGGGAATTTAAATTTATTATATAGTTTTGTTTCTAAAGGAATTCCGTATCCTTTTGGGAAATATGAAAATCAAAGATCTTTTGTTTCTGTAGAGAATTTATGCTTTGTTATTAATGAATTGATAGATAATACAGCAGTACCATCTGGTATTTATAATGTTGCCGATGATGCTTCTTTATCTACAACAGAATTGGTTAAAACAATTGGTAATGGAATAGGAAAACCTGCAAAAGTTTTAAATATTCCAAAGTTTTTTGTCAATATTCTAGCTAAAATAGGAGATGTATTGCCATTACCTGTAAATTCTGAAAGATTACAAAAACTGACCGAAAACTATGAAGTTTCTAATTCAAAGATAAAAAAAGCACTTCAAAAAGAATTACCTTTATCAGTAAAAGAAGGAATCAAAAAAACAATCGCATCATTTTAA
- a CDS encoding MraY family glycosyltransferase: protein MEKNLIVLCILIAASFVYLKLAHKFNIVDKPNERSSHTKVTIRGGGIIFPIAILLFFFLNDFQYPFFVLGLFLISFVSFLDDIYTLSSRVRFPFQIIAIFLILYQAAFPIFPLYYSILCLILGVAVINMFNFMDGINGITGIYSLVVLSGMYFINLNEHFVNTDLIVFTALSLVVFGFYNFRKKALFFAGDIGSIALGMLFFFIGFLFMDTLNSPMFLLLILIYAADTALTMLYRIVYTNESILDPHRHHMYQKLVDVYKISHLKVSIGYGLLQLMVNFIILKTYKLELSIQLMVFFSLILLFITLYIVLFRLLVKKVKVNNA, encoded by the coding sequence ATGGAGAAGAATTTAATCGTTTTATGTATATTAATTGCAGCCTCTTTTGTGTATTTAAAGTTGGCGCATAAATTTAATATTGTAGACAAACCCAATGAAAGGAGTTCGCACACAAAAGTAACAATAAGAGGAGGAGGAATTATTTTTCCGATAGCAATTTTATTGTTCTTCTTTTTGAATGATTTTCAATATCCATTTTTTGTTTTAGGGCTGTTTTTAATTTCATTTGTTAGTTTTTTAGATGATATATACACTTTAAGTTCAAGGGTTCGTTTTCCTTTTCAAATCATAGCAATTTTTTTAATTCTATATCAAGCAGCATTTCCAATTTTTCCATTGTATTATTCAATTCTTTGTTTAATTTTAGGTGTTGCAGTAATCAATATGTTCAATTTTATGGACGGTATTAATGGTATTACAGGTATTTATAGTTTGGTGGTATTATCTGGTATGTATTTTATCAATTTAAATGAACATTTTGTAAATACAGATTTAATTGTTTTTACAGCGTTGTCTTTAGTTGTTTTTGGTTTTTATAACTTTAGAAAAAAAGCATTATTTTTTGCTGGAGATATAGGTAGTATTGCTTTAGGAATGTTGTTTTTCTTTATCGGTTTTCTGTTCATGGACACGTTAAATTCGCCAATGTTTTTACTATTGATTTTGATATATGCTGCAGATACTGCCCTTACAATGTTATATAGAATTGTATATACCAATGAAAGTATTTTAGATCCTCATAGACATCATATGTATCAAAAACTAGTTGATGTGTATAAAATATCACATTTAAAAGTTTCTATTGGGTATGGTTTACTTCAATTAATGGTGAATTTCATTATCTTGAAAACATATAAATTAGAGCTATCAATTCAATTAATGGTGTTTTTTAGTTTGATTCTACTTTTTATCACACTTTATATTGTTCTTTTTAGATTGCTTGTTAAAAAAGTAAAAGTTAACAATGCATGA
- a CDS encoding polysaccharide biosynthesis protein — protein sequence MIRNFFLRTLNKYASKWLVLLIDISLVFISFFIAYFIRFNVSFNFNFSNLLNQIPFVLGFSLISFLTVGSYKGIIRHTGVRDAFNVFIASSLVCLLLLLAVTFNVFFKVIDSFYIPKSIIIIHYLVTTLVLILSRFIFKAFYEVLSTEIETIHNVLIYGAGDSGIIALNALNRDKKYNYDVVGFIDDNKNKIGKKIDRVLIFNSNVINKKFIEKHSVDQVIISIQNIKPNRLLAITDKFINLDIDVKIVPPLSKWIDGDLNANQIRQINIEDLLDRAPIIIDNPVVQREVNNKVVLVSGAAGSIGSEISRQLSLYNCKMIILIDQAESPLYDLQQELIQKGVTNFVAIVSDVRDRFKVERIFKKYKPQRVFHAAAYKHVPLMEKSPYEAIKVNVLGTKNLADLSNEYGIERFVMVSTDKAVNPTNVMGASKRIAELYISCVSKTSKKTKFTITRFGNVLGSNGSVIPLFKRQIENGGPLTVTHKKITRYFMTIPEACSLVLEAGTMGKGGEIYIFDMGKSVKIFEIAKRMIYLSGLRYPEDIDIKVTGLRPGEKLYEELLADGENTTKTYHDKIMIAKTQKIDNSIVKIKIDDLSLNFDKLNNSELVALMKTLVPEYVSNNSEFEILDVKLKEVKIK from the coding sequence ATGATAAGAAACTTTTTTCTAAGAACATTAAATAAATATGCGTCTAAATGGCTCGTTTTATTGATAGATATATCATTGGTATTTATCTCTTTTTTTATTGCTTATTTTATCCGGTTTAATGTAAGTTTTAATTTTAACTTTTCTAATTTATTAAATCAAATACCTTTTGTTTTAGGTTTTTCTCTTATCAGTTTTTTAACTGTAGGTTCTTACAAAGGGATTATAAGACATACGGGGGTTCGAGATGCTTTTAATGTTTTTATTGCAAGTTCATTGGTGTGTTTGTTATTGCTGTTAGCAGTAACCTTTAATGTTTTTTTTAAAGTCATCGATTCTTTTTACATTCCTAAGTCAATCATTATTATCCATTATCTTGTAACCACGTTAGTACTTATTTTAAGTAGGTTCATTTTTAAAGCCTTTTATGAAGTTCTATCAACAGAGATAGAAACTATTCATAATGTTTTAATCTATGGAGCAGGAGACTCAGGTATTATTGCCTTAAATGCTTTAAATAGGGATAAAAAATACAATTATGATGTTGTAGGTTTTATAGACGACAATAAAAATAAAATAGGTAAGAAAATTGATCGAGTATTGATCTTTAATTCTAATGTAATAAATAAAAAATTTATAGAAAAACATTCCGTTGATCAGGTTATTATTTCGATTCAGAATATCAAACCAAATCGATTATTAGCCATTACAGATAAGTTTATAAATTTAGATATTGATGTAAAAATAGTACCTCCTTTATCTAAATGGATTGATGGAGACTTAAATGCAAATCAAATTAGACAGATTAATATTGAAGACTTATTGGATAGAGCTCCTATTATTATAGACAACCCAGTCGTACAAAGAGAGGTGAATAATAAAGTAGTGTTGGTTTCTGGTGCAGCAGGTTCTATTGGTAGTGAGATCTCTAGGCAGTTAAGCTTATATAATTGTAAAATGATTATTTTAATAGACCAGGCAGAATCACCTTTGTATGATTTACAGCAAGAGTTAATTCAGAAAGGTGTTACTAATTTTGTGGCTATTGTATCTGATGTAAGAGACCGATTTAAAGTAGAGCGTATCTTTAAAAAATACAAGCCTCAAAGAGTTTTTCATGCGGCAGCTTATAAACATGTGCCTTTAATGGAAAAATCTCCTTACGAGGCGATTAAAGTAAATGTGTTAGGTACTAAAAATTTAGCAGATTTGTCTAATGAATATGGCATAGAAAGATTTGTGATGGTATCTACGGACAAAGCGGTGAATCCAACCAATGTAATGGGAGCTTCTAAACGTATTGCCGAATTATATATTAGTTGCGTAAGTAAAACTTCTAAAAAAACGAAGTTTACCATTACTAGATTTGGAAATGTTTTAGGATCTAATGGTTCTGTAATTCCTTTATTTAAAAGACAAATCGAAAATGGAGGTCCTTTAACCGTAACTCATAAGAAAATTACGAGGTATTTTATGACCATTCCAGAAGCGTGTAGCTTAGTTTTAGAAGCAGGTACGATGGGGAAAGGAGGAGAGATCTATATTTTTGATATGGGGAAATCAGTGAAGATTTTTGAAATTGCAAAAAGGATGATTTACTTATCTGGATTAAGATACCCAGAAGATATTGATATAAAAGTAACGGGCTTAAGACCTGGTGAAAAATTATATGAAGAGTTATTAGCAGATGGAGAGAATACCACAAAAACCTACCATGATAAAATAATGATTGCGAAGACGCAAAAGATTGATAATTCTATAGTTAAAATTAAAATTGATGATTTATCTCTTAATTTTGATAAACTAAACAATAGTGAGCTTGTAGCATTAATGAAGACATTAGTGCCTGAATATGTTTCTAATAACTCTGAATTTGAGATATTAGATGTTAAACTTAAAGAAGTTAAAATAAAATAG
- a CDS encoding glycosyltransferase — MKINVLLLMGTNSRNAGGLFNSVKSLAKELDKDKQTDLSILSHNDAFSSEDIKTWADLKMLIYTVRGPLSFGFSLDLFNLLKKKNPQIIHQQGIWMFSSKMALKFLKLNNSVNIITPRGMLDYWAINNSSFKKKLVGSWFEYKNLKNASCIQALCKSEYLAIRDFGLKVPIAIIPNGINLPEEQVFKRIMNNEKKILLFIGRIHPKKGLDSLIEALYIINQTHSELLNNWEVRIAGWNQVKHQEYLTEKCVKYKLEKVVTFIGSVYGEIKEQELMNADAFILPSFSEGLPMSILEAWSYKLPVVMTKECNIPEGFENNAAIEINHSAKDISTVLIDLFLKENLELSEIGVNGYELVKSRFTWEKIAEDTKEMYSWVLGESDKPNFIHLD; from the coding sequence ATGAAAATTAATGTTTTATTGTTGATGGGAACCAACTCAAGAAATGCAGGTGGTTTATTTAATAGTGTAAAAAGTCTTGCTAAAGAGTTGGATAAAGATAAACAAACAGACCTTTCTATTTTGTCTCATAATGATGCTTTTAGCTCGGAAGATATAAAGACATGGGCTGATTTAAAGATGTTAATTTACACTGTTAGAGGTCCATTAAGTTTTGGTTTTTCACTTGATTTATTTAATTTATTAAAAAAGAAGAACCCCCAAATAATTCATCAACAAGGTATTTGGATGTTTTCTTCTAAGATGGCTTTAAAGTTTTTAAAATTAAATAATTCAGTAAATATAATAACTCCAAGAGGAATGTTAGATTATTGGGCAATTAATAATTCATCATTTAAAAAGAAACTTGTAGGGTCTTGGTTTGAATATAAAAACTTAAAAAATGCTAGTTGTATTCAAGCTTTATGTAAATCTGAATATCTTGCAATTCGTGATTTTGGGCTAAAAGTTCCAATAGCAATTATTCCTAACGGAATTAATCTTCCAGAAGAGCAAGTTTTTAAAAGAATAATGAATAATGAAAAGAAAATTTTATTATTCATTGGAAGAATTCATCCTAAAAAAGGATTAGACAGTTTAATAGAAGCATTATATATTATAAATCAAACTCATTCAGAGTTGTTAAATAATTGGGAGGTAAGAATTGCAGGTTGGAATCAAGTAAAACATCAGGAGTATTTGACGGAAAAGTGTGTGAAATACAAATTAGAAAAAGTTGTCACTTTCATAGGTTCTGTGTATGGAGAAATTAAAGAACAAGAATTAATGAATGCTGATGCTTTTATTTTACCATCTTTTAGTGAAGGCTTACCAATGTCTATTCTTGAGGCTTGGTCTTATAAATTACCAGTAGTTATGACCAAGGAATGCAATATACCTGAAGGATTTGAGAATAATGCTGCTATTGAGATTAATCATAGTGCAAAAGATATATCTACGGTTTTAATTGACTTATTTTTAAAAGAAAATCTTGAATTATCAGAAATAGGAGTTAACGGGTATGAATTAGTCAAAAGTAGGTTTACTTGGGAAAAAATTGCAGAGGATACAAAAGAAATGTACTCTTGGGTGTTAGGAGAATCTGACAAACCAAATTTTATACATTTAGATTAA